A region of the Salvelinus alpinus chromosome 24, SLU_Salpinus.1, whole genome shotgun sequence genome:
GGGAAAGAGGTACAGTAGATGAAGTGGCTACCAAAAGGAGGTGTAGAGACGATGTGCACTTCCCATTGTAAACCACTGACAGTAAAGGAAAGAATGTGACATGCGTTTTGTCTATAGTGTCAAAAAAATAATCGACAATGATTGATGAAAAAGACACGTGATGCAGAATTGGGCCCATGCCTCCATAGTTAAGGCTTTCGACATAAGGAAAAACTAACTTCTGAATATTGTTTCTTTGATTCTGAACACAGTAACCAGTCTTTAGTGTTCTCCTACCTCCTGTAAAGCTGCATAAAGTCTTCCTCTGGCGTGTGCGTCATGCTTAAACCGTCCAGTGGCACTGTAACATGTCCTGCCCTCCACCTCAACGTGAGTTCAGCATGACCACGGTAGAGGAGACACGGCCATGGAACATTACAtgcagtgagagagggggaggttaggTTCAGCTTTTTATCCCAGTCAATGTGGCCTCTCTGCTACCTCTGAACGATGTCACTGATCTCTTTGACAGACGACAGCAGCTTGCTGAAGTCCTGCTGCGCTCCGCTGACGCCCCCGGTGGCAGCAGGGCAGATCTGCAGCTCGCGCAGACTGCTCTCCAGCTTGTTGATGGCCTCGCGGAAGGCAAACTTGTTCCTCATCTGCTGGATGGAGTCCACATAGCTTACGCAGTACTTGGACAGGTTCTTGCCCGCCTCCAGCACGGCGCTGTGGCTGCCTGTCTGCTCAGAGTTGCGTCCGATGGCGGTGCGCAGCAGCTCCGTGCCCTCCAGGACCATCTCCCTGGTGATGGCCGAGTTGGGTTGGCGCTCCGGGAGTGCACGAGTCTTCCTCAGGGAGCGGCGGGTGTTCATCAAGGGGATAAAGGCTGTGGGAGAGGCCTGGTCTCCTGGGGAGTTGAGGGAGGAGAAGCCCAGGGGGCTGGAGGTAGAGCCAGACACTGAAGAGGAGGAGGTCTTTAATGGCTGTGGTTTGGAGGAGGTGTTGAGGTTGAGTTTCTTGTGGGCCTCCAGAGGAGAGCGGACTTGGTCACTGAAGCTAGATGGGTAGTGGGGGTCTGAGGCCTTGGCTTTGGCATCTGTGGATGAGGGGAGCTCGTGGGTGGGGCTGCGGGAGATCTTGGCactggggggtggagggggagcaGGTTTGGTCTTCTGGAACTTGCCTCTCTCCCTGGGGCCGGAGGAGTCCAGGTTGGGTTTGTGGCGGCGGGCCCTGCACTCATCCCCGGCTGCCCCCAAAGCAGGGAACACGTTGGGCTTGAGCAGCTCAGCCTGCAGGGCGCTGGTCTTGGAGCTGTCCACCCCCAACCCTAGAAGCCTTCTGCCAAGCTTGGGCGTCAGGAGGCTGGGCTCAGTGTCCTTAAACACCTCGTCTGACATGTCCTCTGTCTTCTTGGGCAGGCGGGGCGGGGGGGTCAGGGTGCCCATGCGAGGGGCGCTGATCTCTGGCTTCTCATTGGCCCTCTTGCGTGGCAGGGCGGGCTTGCTCCTAAAGGTGCCCGAGTCAAAGTGGCCTTTGTGCAGGTCGCGTGGCAGCGTGACTGACTTCCACTCAGTGCGCTCCGAGCCCGGGGGCATGCTAGAGGCCGAGGAGGAGCGCAGGAAACGCTTGGAGTTAGAGACTATATCCTCCTCATTGGGTGGGGTGGTGGCTGTTTTACCCACTACACTGGGCACCACCGGCGTACCTTTCTTCCTGGCATGATGTGGGGGGAACAGGGGGCCTGGGTAGGTGGGGCCCCCGTTGGTAATACCCCCTACCCCATTGTTGTTAGCACTCGGGAACTTGCTGGGGTCGATGGTATGAGTAACACTGAAGGCTGAGGAGACGTTGTTGAAGTCGTCTCGGGGGTCGGGCGCTAGCCCCAGTCTCTCCGCGTGTCCGTCCATGTCCCTGAAAGAGCTGCTGCGTTTGGGCGGGGCGGGCgcagtcttcttcttcttcttgatgaggttgaagaggctgttGCGGGACTTGTCCTTGTCTTTGGGCAGTAGGCGGTCATCCTCGTTCAGGTTGCTGTCCAGGAACGGACGCTCTTTCCTTGGGAGCATGGGGGACACGGCCACCTCTGGCTCCACGGCATCTGGGTGAACACACAGATATGCAAATCATCAGTTTGAGCAACACTCAACACAGAACATTTTTGGGAAAACACTGTAGCATTAAAAATGTTGTAGAACATTGTCCCAATGGCATCTGTTTAAATATGGGTTGCATCCACTTTAGGGTGCAGTGTATTCGGACGAGGGATAGGTAAAGGTAGGCGAGTCTCACCAGggctgtctccgtctctgtccaCATTCCTACGGAGGGTCCTGGTCTTGGTAGGCAGCTGTGGAGCCTGTTGGATGGGGCCCAGTGTCACCTTCTTCCCTTTCTTCCCCAGCTCCTTCTCCACCTCTGTcacatgatacacacacacaaacaagcatcAGAGACTGTATTAACCTACTACTTACTGATGTACAGCAACTGGAAAACATATGACAAACTAACTCTTCTAAACTAAAATGGTAATGGTCCGATTTTTTCCCAACTAGCACAAAACCTACAGCTAATGCCTCAAATTAAAGTTGTAGTTGCTGTCTTATAGCTGAATTAACGTGTGTAATTGTGACAGGAGACGGGTGTTCTCACCGTCAGAGATGCTGGATTCCTGAAACATGGTCTCAAAGGCCTGGTGGGTCTCTGCAAAGGAGGGCCTTTCCACAGGGTTCCACTTCCagcctgggagaggagagaacaggaaatTGGTCAtgtctagaagggatacagctATTGTTAAATTAAGTCAAAAGGATATGCATTTTAGCTAAATTTTTGCATAAATTCTcacaaaagctgtatcccttcaAGACAAATCCCAGGAAATTAGATTTGGTACTAGTCAATGATTTCATTCCAGTAGACATTACACAAACAAAAAAATGAAGTACTGACTGGCTAAGCCAGGCTGTGCTAATCAGCCATAGTCCGATGAAAAccgagtgaacaaaacattaggaacaccttcctaatattgagttgcactgcACCCCATTTtgcagtggatttaacaagtgacatcaataagggatcatagctttcacctggtcagtctatatggaaagagcaggtattcctaatgttttgtacactcagtgtatgcatACTCACAGGCCCTCATGAGCTGGTAGACCTTCTCTGGGCAGCCCTCTGGCCGGTCCATGCGGTAGTCCTTCTCTAGGAGCTCATACACCTGGGAGAGGTCTATGCCAGGGTACGGAGACATCCCATAGGTGGCGATCTCCCATAGCAACACTCCGAACGCTGGGAGTTTGGGATGAAGTACAGAGATAAGTACATTTTCATGCCAAAACAGGACTATTCATGACATTGTAATCATAATgataaacactgaacaaaaatataaaacgcgacatgcaacaatttgcacgattttactgagttacagttcatagaaggaaatcagtcaatttaaataaataaattaggcctagAGTTGAtcgggctgttgattgtggcctgttgtcccactcctcttcaatggctgtgcgaagttgctggatatttgcgGGAATACGCTgacatacacgtcgatccagagcatcccaaacatgctcaatgggtgacatgacTGGTGAGTAATGCAGGccttggaagaactgggacattttcagcttccaggaactgtgtacagatccttgcatcatcatgctgaaacatgatgtgatggcggaggatgaatgagaatgggccttaggatctcgtcacggtatctctgcattcataaaatgcaattatgttgATTGTCTGTAGCTTAATGCCTACCCTCACCATATGgaccactctgttcacaatgttgacatcagcgaACCGCGAagccacacgatgccatacaagCCGTCTGTCGTcagcccggtacagttgaaaccggaattcatccatgaagagcacacgtGCTACTgtccatcaaaggtgagcattttcccactgaagtcggtgaACTACAGTCAGGTGAAGACCCttgtgaggacaacgagcacgcagttgagcttccctgagacggcttctgatagtttgtgcagaaattctttggttgtgcaaacccagtttcatcagctgtctgggtggctggtctcatacgatcccacaggtgaaatcgtcgaatgtggaggtcctgggctggcatggttacatgtggttgtgaggccgttggatgtactgccaaattctctaaaacgccgatggaggcagcttatggaagagaaattaacattaaattctctggcaacagctcgggtggacattcctgcagtcagcatggcaattgcacgctccctcaaaacatctgtggcattgtgttgtgtgacaaaactgcaccttTTAGTTCCATTTTATTGTccgcagcacaaggtgcacctgtgtaatggtcatgctatttaatcagcttcttgatatgccacacctgtcaggtggattgattatattggcaaaggagaaatgctcactaacaaggatgtaaacaaatttgtgcacaacattttagagaaaagctttttgtgcgtatggaacatatATGGAATCTTATTTCActatacatgttgcatttatatttttgttcagtataagtaaTTCTAAATATCAGAAATACATTTGTCTTTGAATTACTGTTGCTTCTCCAAACTCACCCCAGACGTCAGATTTGATGGAGAACTTGTTGTAGGCCAGGCTCTCCGGGGCAGTCCACTTGATGGGGAACTTGGCCCCAGCGTGGGCCGTGTACGTGTCCCCCGTCATCAGCCTGCTCAGCCCAAAGTCTGCCACCTT
Encoded here:
- the LOC139552284 gene encoding tyrosine-protein kinase ABL1-like isoform X2, whose amino-acid sequence is MDSFSFELMAKQCASCFSICNLFPPCFFLQPLHLSSSPPLCDCEALQRPDFEPQGLTEAARWNSKENLLAGPSENDPNLFVALYDFVASGDNTLSITKGEKLRVLGYNHNGEWCEAQTNHGQGWVPSNYITPVNSLEKHSWYHGPVSRNAAEYLLSSGINGSFLVRESESSPGQRSISLRYEGRVYHYRINTASDGKLYVSSESRFNTLAELVHHHSTVADGLITTLHYPAPKRNKPTIYGVSPNYDKWEMERTDITMKHKLGGGQYGEVYEGVWKKYSLTVAVKTLKEDTMEVEEFLKEAAVMKEIKHPNLVQLLGVCTREPPFYIITEFMTHGNLLDYLRECNREEVNAVVLLYMATQISSAMEYLERKNFIHRDLAARNCLVGENHLVKVADFGLSRLMTGDTYTAHAGAKFPIKWTAPESLAYNKFSIKSDVWAFGVLLWEIATYGMSPYPGIDLSQVYELLEKDYRMDRPEGCPEKVYQLMRACWKWNPVERPSFAETHQAFETMFQESSISDEVEKELGKKGKKVTLGPIQQAPQLPTKTRTLRRNVDRDGDSPDAVEPEVAVSPMLPRKERPFLDSNLNEDDRLLPKDKDKSRNSLFNLIKKKKKTAPAPPKRSSSFRDMDGHAERLGLAPDPRDDFNNVSSAFSVTHTIDPSKFPSANNNGVGGITNGGPTYPGPLFPPHHARKKGTPVVPSVVGKTATTPPNEEDIVSNSKRFLRSSSASSMPPGSERTEWKSVTLPRDLHKGHFDSGTFRSKPALPRKRANEKPEISAPRMGTLTPPPRLPKKTEDMSDEVFKDTEPSLLTPKLGRRLLGLGVDSSKTSALQAELLKPNVFPALGAAGDECRARRHKPNLDSSGPRERGKFQKTKPAPPPPPSAKISRSPTHELPSSTDAKAKASDPHYPSSFSDQVRSPLEAHKKLNLNTSSKPQPLKTSSSSVSGSTSSPLGFSSLNSPGDQASPTAFIPLMNTRRSLRKTRALPERQPNSAITREMVLEGTELLRTAIGRNSEQTGSHSAVLEAGKNLSKYCVSYVDSIQQMRNKFAFREAINKLESSLRELQICPAATGGVSGAQQDFSKLLSSVKEISDIVQR
- the LOC139552284 gene encoding tyrosine-protein kinase ABL1-like isoform X1, encoding MGQQPGKFVGDQRRPSLPALNFIKGGKRESSRHGAHHCNVFAVHEALQRPDFEPQGLTEAARWNSKENLLAGPSENDPNLFVALYDFVASGDNTLSITKGEKLRVLGYNHNGEWCEAQTNHGQGWVPSNYITPVNSLEKHSWYHGPVSRNAAEYLLSSGINGSFLVRESESSPGQRSISLRYEGRVYHYRINTASDGKLYVSSESRFNTLAELVHHHSTVADGLITTLHYPAPKRNKPTIYGVSPNYDKWEMERTDITMKHKLGGGQYGEVYEGVWKKYSLTVAVKTLKEDTMEVEEFLKEAAVMKEIKHPNLVQLLGVCTREPPFYIITEFMTHGNLLDYLRECNREEVNAVVLLYMATQISSAMEYLERKNFIHRDLAARNCLVGENHLVKVADFGLSRLMTGDTYTAHAGAKFPIKWTAPESLAYNKFSIKSDVWAFGVLLWEIATYGMSPYPGIDLSQVYELLEKDYRMDRPEGCPEKVYQLMRACWKWNPVERPSFAETHQAFETMFQESSISDEVEKELGKKGKKVTLGPIQQAPQLPTKTRTLRRNVDRDGDSPDAVEPEVAVSPMLPRKERPFLDSNLNEDDRLLPKDKDKSRNSLFNLIKKKKKTAPAPPKRSSSFRDMDGHAERLGLAPDPRDDFNNVSSAFSVTHTIDPSKFPSANNNGVGGITNGGPTYPGPLFPPHHARKKGTPVVPSVVGKTATTPPNEEDIVSNSKRFLRSSSASSMPPGSERTEWKSVTLPRDLHKGHFDSGTFRSKPALPRKRANEKPEISAPRMGTLTPPPRLPKKTEDMSDEVFKDTEPSLLTPKLGRRLLGLGVDSSKTSALQAELLKPNVFPALGAAGDECRARRHKPNLDSSGPRERGKFQKTKPAPPPPPSAKISRSPTHELPSSTDAKAKASDPHYPSSFSDQVRSPLEAHKKLNLNTSSKPQPLKTSSSSVSGSTSSPLGFSSLNSPGDQASPTAFIPLMNTRRSLRKTRALPERQPNSAITREMVLEGTELLRTAIGRNSEQTGSHSAVLEAGKNLSKYCVSYVDSIQQMRNKFAFREAINKLESSLRELQICPAATGGVSGAQQDFSKLLSSVKEISDIVQR
- the LOC139552284 gene encoding tyrosine-protein kinase ABL1-like isoform X3, which produces MKMLEICLTLVGCKSKKGLSSSSSCYLEEALQRPDFEPQGLTEAARWNSKENLLAGPSENDPNLFVALYDFVASGDNTLSITKGEKLRVLGYNHNGEWCEAQTNHGQGWVPSNYITPVNSLEKHSWYHGPVSRNAAEYLLSSGINGSFLVRESESSPGQRSISLRYEGRVYHYRINTASDGKLYVSSESRFNTLAELVHHHSTVADGLITTLHYPAPKRNKPTIYGVSPNYDKWEMERTDITMKHKLGGGQYGEVYEGVWKKYSLTVAVKTLKEDTMEVEEFLKEAAVMKEIKHPNLVQLLGVCTREPPFYIITEFMTHGNLLDYLRECNREEVNAVVLLYMATQISSAMEYLERKNFIHRDLAARNCLVGENHLVKVADFGLSRLMTGDTYTAHAGAKFPIKWTAPESLAYNKFSIKSDVWAFGVLLWEIATYGMSPYPGIDLSQVYELLEKDYRMDRPEGCPEKVYQLMRACWKWNPVERPSFAETHQAFETMFQESSISDEVEKELGKKGKKVTLGPIQQAPQLPTKTRTLRRNVDRDGDSPDAVEPEVAVSPMLPRKERPFLDSNLNEDDRLLPKDKDKSRNSLFNLIKKKKKTAPAPPKRSSSFRDMDGHAERLGLAPDPRDDFNNVSSAFSVTHTIDPSKFPSANNNGVGGITNGGPTYPGPLFPPHHARKKGTPVVPSVVGKTATTPPNEEDIVSNSKRFLRSSSASSMPPGSERTEWKSVTLPRDLHKGHFDSGTFRSKPALPRKRANEKPEISAPRMGTLTPPPRLPKKTEDMSDEVFKDTEPSLLTPKLGRRLLGLGVDSSKTSALQAELLKPNVFPALGAAGDECRARRHKPNLDSSGPRERGKFQKTKPAPPPPPSAKISRSPTHELPSSTDAKAKASDPHYPSSFSDQVRSPLEAHKKLNLNTSSKPQPLKTSSSSVSGSTSSPLGFSSLNSPGDQASPTAFIPLMNTRRSLRKTRALPERQPNSAITREMVLEGTELLRTAIGRNSEQTGSHSAVLEAGKNLSKYCVSYVDSIQQMRNKFAFREAINKLESSLRELQICPAATGGVSGAQQDFSKLLSSVKEISDIVQR